The Rhododendron vialii isolate Sample 1 chromosome 3a, ASM3025357v1 nucleotide sequence CGCCGCAACCCCAGAATCGACACCAAACGCGTCCAAGACATCCCGAGGCTCCGCGTCCTTCAGGAAGTCCCCATCCGCGAAGGGAACAGGGCGTGAGGACCCGATCCCGCTATCCCCACTCCTCGGCTCCAACACCGTCGCCGTCCTCAGCACCGGCGTCTCGCTGAACTATCCAACAACTACTTCCTCACCACCGAGGTCGGCTATCCCCCCGTCGTTTGCCTGCTCGGCAGCCGCAAACAACTTCTCCATGGTAGGGGGTGAGAGGCCTGCCCGAACCCCCGCCTCCACTGCCCGAACCTCCGTCCCCGCTGCCGGAGCCCCCTACTGCCGCCACCTCGGCACCCTCACCGGCAGCGACCGCCACGGAACTCCCTCCGGCGACCCCCGAGTCACCAGCAGCCGCCACCATCGTGGCACCGGCCGTGGCGTCCCCGCCGCTGGGCTCCGCCCCGGCGCCACCGCCATTCCCCCCAGCTGCCACCGCCGTGGCACCAACTGTGACCTCCTGACCGATGGGCTCCGCCCCTTCGCCGCCGCCGACCACCCCGTCTTCATCCCCCCTCGCCATACCAAgattgagagaaagagaggatcgtgagtgagaaagagagagagaggatcgcAAGATCGTGATAGAGAGGATTGAGAGAGTCGATAGAGTGAGAGCagtcgagagagagggagagcagtTGATCTGGTTCgagagcgctcgagaaccagggtttaaacccccaaatcaaaaaaaaggaagatgaaagggCGGTGGACCCCAGCGATGGTCCCGAGCACTCGACACCACTCCCGAGCGTTCGGGAGTGGGCCCAGAGCGCTTGACTCTTTTCGTCGCCATGCCATGCTTTTCGTAAGCTCATGCATTTCACCTTGATTAATGATTATTGTCCTTCAagattttttgcaaaatcaatctcaatcctGTTTAAGTCCAAGTCGAGACAAAGCAATCGACAGTGGATTTTGTTTCGCGATCTATTCTGGATCATCCTCATTCGCCCAAAAAGTTCTGCTTAGAGGTCGATGAAAGTTTCCAATCGTCGATGTATTcgcaagaagttttacccaACGCGTAATATTTCTTTCATCAAATTTGTCCACCGAACAGAGTAGCGGATGGGCCCCATTTCTTGTTTCTATCATTATCAGAGCATTTGTCGATCTCTTTCTAGTGCATGCATTAcacgtgtttgcatttgccccaaagaactacgctggtctgatccctacaaatggggtacgtaggcagtctgaaaagacacgacctcatgcattgagtgcttgtatgctttttatttgcatataattcgtaaattgaggattcgatttggctcgaattgggttgtctcAATCTTTGGGCGACACTCGCATCCAAACATGATGCCAAGCGCCGTCCAAAAAGGGCAACTAttgacaccccaatttggacttgtcgaatttccttaatttgtggccctgaggctccccgatgatgaatatggatcaaaacaagccatgtaccaattgagacattgctccttaaaggatttGAAAAGGCAATGGTcaaatcattcccaagcgcttggaagtagtcccaagcgctccaaactattttccaaaaaccactggcctggctcattctcgagcgctcgagagtgaagtcccaagcgctcaagaccactccagagcgctcgagacctcttccagtgcccaatgggtgaaaaagattcccactatccatgcaagccatcattgcattccccttgaaccgactgaggtgagtcaacactcaacctcagtcagagaagatatcagctgaagatttctttctttaaaaaaggggctatttcaaaatcatttcattttcaaaaccatgggttatatgctctatatatatacttggttTTTCAGCTAAGTAGGGGGAcgaaaattctctctctaaactcctcatcttttctctctcttgttcaaaggaaaaagtcttaaaaactcaaacttctttctcaacttcaaaggtctttttcaaaatcatcaaggaatAGGGCAAGAAATCTAGAGTACTCTTAGTTTCTGATCTCTACATTcgcctttcacaaccatccaaggagcaaagtgtcaagcaaaggtagaaacatttctatccttgattcaaatcaagaggctgttctcccttctgaggggggtccCTCAGCCTGTTCCAGTCCTTAatgctgggtgcatggttgggagaccttagtgaaaaagcaagagcaaagagtccatgaATAATGTTTTTccaaaacccctactggaaacactctcgagcgctcaagagtgctccacagcgctcgggactgtttccagtcccatgcatggcattttggttagcagtaggctgggggtgaagtgcacttttaaataaaatggttttattctggcatgcagacacagaagatcattttcttctaaaacagaaatgtttcttatgaatctcaagtaagaacaaagttttcctaagttaaaaataagatattctcttgttaaaaatttagataagggtgtttgcatgatgaagaggtgccattttctatttgagagtaagctggcatgcagctcactcccaagcgctcgaagcCATTCctaagcgctcgggagtgcatgcatgccattgcgtTTCACTTTCCcggttttttgtgttttctgagcttctgcatgcatggatgtgtaatttgctcttttaaaattgtagatctgtTTGTGCAATGGCAatgatacatgacttgaaaacttgaggtcccatctcagtttttcaagtcctctgttgagccagtggtctgcttaatagtatttcattttgcagtctttacattatgttttgtcagtactaacagaatgtgcaggtggggttcagacactcccaagcgctcgagagttgatccagtggcagtttacatttctttgccatcatgcatgtgtccatcatcatttcattactccttgtacacaagcaccagtaTACACCTTCTATCTTctatacctgtggatacctACTACgtgcttaatgaaacaaaatccctttgaaaaatcccacaaatgtttagtagagaccgacatcgcatCGGGCgagggggtgccgtaaaacccttcccccctcgtaacatggcttccgagccctcgaatgatctctggttttcaattcaaatcaatcaattttcaaatcaaaaacggtttctcgggtggcgaaccataaatccaggtggcgactcttcaaaatttttcaaaccgattcgatggagcggtatgtttttcgggccgccccgatctcacccggggctgtggtagcccacaatATCCATCCATTCAAATTAACAAGGGAAGGGCTCACCAACCCCTCTATGTATAGATGCATGGAATCAAACGAATTAATGCGATGTTGATACCAGATCTCAACGAAGTTAATTTGAACaccatctcatctcatctcaccAACCAAGGCCTTTAATTTGCATGTTACGCAACACCACATCACAAGTGTTGTTAAAAGGCGTCACTTACATGCACATTGCTTAGATAGCAATAACtcctttactttttgttttttgaacggtaaattttttttattaatcttgaaattgttacaagattAATAGGAGTAAGGAAATAATATCATGCACAAAAAATAATCTTCTGCtcaatccgagacccaaactTAAGATTAGTAAGAAATCAATTTAGGACACCCGTCAAAACCCAACACCCTATAAGTCTAAAAACTTAGAGGAAaatgtaggtggacaaattcaagtagtgctctgtacagcactggaatgcagtggcttcacgtgcctcttaaACGTAACCCTATTTTGTCAATGAAAACCTTATCCTACAAAACAGataaggagtgagtgcacctttgcctctcgtggcaaaggccctccgatgcctttgttagtatttcgtactagcaatcaaaccctaattatcagtaagaaagcaatcagaaaaacaatgtattgcgtaccttttgcctctaggtttacctcatatttatagattttcatatgcttgctggccaagcatccgtgttgccctaggattcctaactcgaataggaaacctaggatatcaaggattctcgttcctttatcagtttatttccttaatctttgtaggactctttccataacaagccgaacatcccatactcgttgggtatctttcttagatcctatattcttgggatctcatcctttaacggaataccggtgattctggacccttctagaatgttcccttcaataggacttctctctttgttcggccatctcatggccgaacagaaggcctggaccagttacttcacatgtaactggtccttaagaAACAATGGAGACCATATGCTCTCCTCTTTGTTCGGctctttgccgaacaatgtatctgaacagtggcatcacatgtcactttccttatatttggtccaataacatctcgtgttactgtaccgagaatcgtacaacctctctggtccattgacttctcatatcgcTGGTTTACAGTGTGTTGACTTTTTACTTCTCCGTGCTCGGGCTCTTCTTGgacttgttcgggaatacctccctacagaaaaatgacggccaaagacgtgttttgatatttAATACCCAATAAGAACATTTTctgcattaacaaatgttcttagcttgtcattgacggatattaattatcaaaacacgtcatgggctgtcattttcccaaacttAGATAATACATTCAAGCTCAAAAACAGGCCAAGCCTGGCCTGAGAACAAGCTAAGACCGACCCAACACCCATAAAAACCTTACCTTATGCAAGATGCCGCCGCCAACCACCCTGGAACCGAGAGCCCTCCTCTGGCAGCCCAGCCTCCACCAAAAATCCCTCACGATCGAACCCAGATCCACCAGAGAATAAAGGCAGTGCCGCCACGAGCCTCACCCATTGCCGGACCTTCATAATAGCCACCAAGAAGCTGCCATTTCAGCCCTCACATGCGGCCTGCCAGAGCTGCCGACAACCACGCCGCGACGCTGCTTCATCATCTCCCACAGAAACACGAGCAGATCCGCTGCCTAGGTCAACGACCGAACCAAAATGCGCAGAACCGGTGGGAGAACACCGATCTCTTAAATTCTCAGCTATGAAGGGATAATTCCAAACACTAAAGTAGTGACATTACATACAACATTTTGAATGTGAGAAAACGCTAGCAAACTGGAAATATAATCTGTTCTTCTTAAATTAGAGTGAAAAAGGTTAAACAAAATACCGAATAATACTGGACCAAAAATTTACTAGGAAGGATGAGGACTATTGACCACCAtagaggaaaaattattcagctCCAGGAATTTGACACATGTATCCCAACTCCTTTCTCTCCCCACCAAATAATCACTCTATCTCTAtgaatttttgggtgccgagcagCACATCCGGACCCTCCATTTTGGTTTTAAATGGTTCGAATTTgaagagataaaaataaagagaaagaggagagaaagtgATGGAgtgagatgagagagaaggCTTTAATCTGGGctgtccaacacacttttggacaaTCCAAATATGCTGCTTGGAGACAACGTAGACATGGCCgcatggtacccacccggcacccaaaaatttctccacccTTAAAGTAACCGGATGGGGATGCTCTTTATGATTTCACTCATTCTTTAGATAGAGGGGTGAGTTTTGGTCAGATTTTCTAACTCATGTCAGATAACAAATAGTACTAAAAACTATCACTTCCATTGGAAAAGGGTGGGTTAAGCCTATCATAATTGGATTCAATTATTCTACTTGGGTAACTATCGCCAACATACTATACTGAgttaagaggagagagaggggaagtgtaacgccccgaattttgggtacgttaaataagtaattttattgaaaaataactGAATcgggctcttattacaacaaaacttaaaagaagtacttttattacaaacggaagggaactaaggttcctaactactgctccgtttgttcttccatccgggctagctcttcagctccaaaggcctccaaggtgtaaagttcaccctgttcatctatgaagtctgacatattataccagtgtcgccaccaatataataggccaaggtcaccaaaaaggcaacaccgtgagcttaaacgctcaatagaataatccaaaccctctaacccttaacttacaacaatACAACACATAGTCAAAGAATTTCTCATAGCATGCTTATCTAGCCAATACTAATAACAACACATTTGTATACGATAAACAtttaacgttggtgtccaagattctccgggtttctcctacgcaactcatcgtagaccgtgtcaacattttccacatttcataaacgtatcactttttcaaaaacttgtttttaacacacccaacctcggttccgccgttccggtctcccgagtatcctcacaatggttccgccgtcccgggctcccattggcacacattgcattggctccgtaacgcggataaccaagcacacacccaacctcggttccgccattccggactcccgagtatcctcacaatggttccgccgtccccggtctcccattggcacacaaaacacacaccacacaatgggctactacgtccagccacattgcggtttccaaaacatttcacacttttcaaaacacgccttttcataaaccacaccctaggtgtcatgtttctactttcttgatttccgtgtctcacttctcatgcatagactccgcggtgggacttttcacatacgatatcattcattgtaatattcaatctaacaagatcatccatttaaaactac carries:
- the LOC131321146 gene encoding uncharacterized protein LOC131321146, which encodes MARGDEDGVVGGGEGAEPIGQEVTVGATAVAAGGNGGGAGAEPSGGDATAGATMVAAAGDSGVAGGSSVAVAAGEGAEVAAVGGSGSGDGGSGSGGGGSGRPLTPYHGEVFSETPVLRTATVLEPRSGDSGIGSSRPVPFADGDFLKDAEPRDVLDAFGVDSGVAAVLRDTSTPEDRASALLLGALLSGAGSGTPKVVVPVVEELRGNRVDAEAAAEVRVTAVDEAKSYLEERPEFTPATYAPRLHLFEPVGMTAYVPGYADYPEDTLLRDRASHISS